One part of the Ziziphus jujuba cultivar Dongzao chromosome 2, ASM3175591v1 genome encodes these proteins:
- the LOC107419027 gene encoding protein COBRA, with the protein MESRGSSATGSIAKLSSFTIFILFLLSFSTFTSTEAYDALDPTGNITIKWDIMSWTPDGYLAVVTIFNFQQYRHIQTPGWTLGWTWAKKEVIWNMMGGQTTEQGDCSKFKGNVPHCCKKDPTVVDLLPGTPYNQQVANCCKGGVLNSWVQDPSNAASSFQISVGSAGTTNKTVRVPKNFTLKAPGPGYTCGPAKIVRPTKFVTADKRRVTQALMTWNVTCTYSQFLAQKTPTCCVSLSSFYNETIVNCPMCTCGCQNNNTEPGSCVDPNSPYLASAVSSGSGKYSNTPLVQCTSHMCPIRVHWHVKLNYKEYWRVKVTITNFNYRMNYTQWNLVVQHPNLDNLTQVFSFNYESLNPYAGLNDTAMLWGIKFYNDFLSTAGPLGNVQSELLFRKDKSTFTFEKGWAFPRRIYFNGDNCVMPPPDSYPWLPNASPRPVISLIYLAMTILASLAFLLSSA; encoded by the exons ATGGAGTCTCGGGGCTCATCAGCTACTGGATCCATTGCCAAGCTCAGCAGCTTTACCATTTTCATTCTCTTCTTGCTTTCTTTCTCCACTTTCACTTCTACAG AAGCTTATGATGCACTTGATCCAACTGGGAATATCACAATCAAATGGGATATAATGAGCTGGACTCCGGATGGCTATCTT GCTGTTGTTACAATATTCAACTTCCAGCAGTATCGCCATATACAAACACCGGGTTGGACTTTAGGTTGGACTTGGGCAAAAAAGGAAGTGATCTGGAACATGATGGGAGGACAAACCACGGAGCAAGGGGATTGTTCAAAATTCAAAGGGAATGTCCCGCATTGCTGTAAGAAGGATCCAACTGTTGTGGATTTGTTGCCAGGAACTCCTTACAACCAACAAGTTGCAAATTGCTGCAAAGGCGGAGTACTAAACTCATGGGTCCAGGACCCGTCCAATGCAGCAAGTTCATTCCAGATCAGTGTGGGTTCTGCAGGAACAACTAACAAAACCGTTAGAGTTCCAAAGAACTTTACTTTGAAAGCACCTGGACCTGGATATACTTGTGGACCTGCTAAAATTGTGAGACCAACTAAATTTGTCACTGCAGATAAAAGGAGAGTCACCCAAGCTTTGA TGACTTGGAATGTTACTTGCACGTACTCACAATTCTTGGCTCAAAAGACTCCAACATGTTGTGTCTCACTCTCTTCCTTTTATAATGAGACGATAGTAAACTGTCCTATGTGCACCTGTGGCTGCCAGAACAACAATACAGAACCTGGGAGCTGTGTAGA CCCAAATTCGCCTTATTTAGCTTCAGCTGTATCATCAGGTTCTGGAAAATATAGTAATACACCACTGGTCCAGTGTACCAGTCACATGTGTCCAATTCGAGTCCATTGGCATGTTAAGCTCAATTACAAGGAATACTGGAGGGTGAAAGTCACAATTACAAATTTCAATTACAGAATGAACTACACGCAATGGAATCTTGTTGTGCAACATCCGAACTTGGACAATCTAACCCAGGTTTTCAGCTTCAATTACGAGTCATTGAATCCTTATGCAGGCTTAA ATGATACTGCCATGTTGTGGGGGATCAAGTTTTATAATGATTTTCTCTCAACAGCTGGTCCACTTGGAAATGTGCAGTCCGAACTTCTATTCCGAAAAGACAAATCTACTTTTACATTTGAAAAAGGATGGGCATTCCCTCGGAGAATTTATTTCAATGGTGATAATTGTGTCATGCCACCCCCAGATTCCTACCCATGGTTGCCAAATGCAAGTCCTAGGCCTGTCATCTCTCTAATTTATCTAGCCATGACAATCTTGGCATCTTTGGCATTCTTATTATCTTCTGCATAA